The following coding sequences lie in one Candidatus Neomarinimicrobiota bacterium genomic window:
- a CDS encoding MBL fold metallo-hydrolase: MKTLIYSLIFFICLYGIILGKEKCQIDVIKTSIGVLKIHFIGHGTLMFEINDMVIHIDPFGRLYDYNKLPDADIILITHHHSDHFDVEAIKKIQKENTVIIYTKKCSKVLEGGKVLHNGDRIEVSGIKIEAVPAYNIVNKRDNGEPFHPKGEGNGYVLNIGDKRVYIAGDTENIPEMKVLKNIYIAFLPMNLPYTMTPEMVADAAKSFKPKILYPYHYGDTDPQKLLDLLKDEKRIEVRIRNMR; the protein is encoded by the coding sequence ATGAAAACATTAATTTATTCCTTAATATTTTTTATTTGTTTATATGGAATTATTCTTGGGAAAGAGAAATGTCAAATAGACGTAATTAAAACGTCTATCGGTGTTCTGAAGATCCATTTTATAGGGCATGGTACGTTGATGTTCGAAATTAATGATATGGTAATTCATATTGATCCATTTGGCAGGCTATACGATTATAATAAGCTGCCAGATGCTGATATTATTCTAATTACCCATCATCATAGTGATCATTTTGATGTAGAGGCTATAAAGAAGATACAGAAAGAAAATACAGTAATTATTTATACAAAAAAATGTTCGAAGGTACTGGAAGGCGGCAAGGTGCTTCATAACGGAGATAGGATAGAGGTATCAGGAATTAAAATTGAAGCAGTTCCAGCATATAATATTGTTAATAAAAGAGACAATGGCGAACCCTTTCATCCAAAGGGTGAAGGAAATGGATATGTTTTGAATATAGGTGATAAAAGGGTGTACATAGCGGGTGATACTGAGAATATTCCTGAAATGAAGGTCCTAAAAAATATTTACATCGCTTTTCTTCCGATGAATCTTCCTTACACTATGACACCCGAGATGGTTGCCGATGCGGCGAAATCTTTTAAGCCTAAAATTTTATATCCCTATCATTACGGTGATACCGATCCTCAAAAGCTTTTGGATTTATTAAAGGATGAAAAAAGAATAGAAGTCAGGATAAGAAATATGAGGTAA
- a CDS encoding DUF2490 domain-containing protein: MRNRVIIILAILVIFAGNVFSVEIIWNQYALKLNLKERLNLSVSLENRYDDRLGGYFYSHYDYGFDFKVNNFLSIGPYYRQVFEIKNSNWITEYRPYLYIKGKYNFGKMSVEVRDKIVRRIKSDEKLLRNRTQLRVNFPVYIEFSLKPFIAYELFYESDVQDFNRNRVYVGIGFYPAKRIGLALIYVLESKKRNDLWRSSDIIAINFSLSR; the protein is encoded by the coding sequence ATGAGAAATAGGGTGATTATTATTCTGGCAATATTGGTTATTTTTGCCGGTAATGTTTTTTCAGTAGAAATTATATGGAACCAATATGCATTAAAATTAAATCTTAAAGAAAGGTTGAATCTGAGTGTGTCATTGGAAAATAGGTATGATGATAGGCTGGGAGGGTATTTTTATTCCCACTACGATTATGGATTTGATTTTAAGGTGAATAATTTTTTATCTATTGGACCTTATTACCGTCAGGTGTTTGAGATAAAAAATTCAAACTGGATTACAGAATACAGACCATATTTATATATAAAGGGCAAATATAATTTTGGTAAAATGAGTGTGGAAGTAAGGGATAAAATTGTTCGAAGGATCAAAAGTGATGAGAAACTATTAAGAAATAGAACTCAACTAAGGGTGAATTTCCCCGTATATATAGAATTTTCCTTGAAACCATTCATTGCTTATGAACTATTTTATGAAAGCGATGTCCAAGATTTTAATAGAAATAGGGTTTATGTAGGTATAGGTTTTTATCCTGCCAAAAGGATCGGTTTAGCATTGATATATGTTCTTGAGTCAAAAAAGAGAAACGATTTGTGGAGGAGTAGTGATATAATTGCTATCAATTTTTCCCTGAGTAGATAA